The sequence below is a genomic window from Streptosporangium lutulentum.
GCGCCGGTCGCACCCACCGGTCCTGCCGGTCCTTCTGCACCAGGGTCACGGGCCTTCACCCCGAGGTGTGGACATCTTGAGTGCCAGATCATAGAGATCTGGAGACCAAGGAGTTCCTCGTGGCCATGAAGGCCTACTCAGTTGAGTTCAAGACAGACGCCGTCGCGTTGTATCTGTCGGACCCGTCGCGGACGTACGCGTCGGTGGCCAAGGACCTGGGCGTCAACCGTGAGACGTTGCGCCTGTGGGTGCACCAGGCGCGGTCTGCCGGCACTGCTCCGAAGACGGGCTCGGTGAAGAGGCCGCCGACGGGATTGGTAACCTCCGGCAACGTGCTGGAAGAGGAGAACAAGCAGTTGCGGGCCCGGATCCGGGAACTGGAGCTGGAGCGCGAGATTTTGCGGCGGGCGGCCAAGTATTTCGCCGGGGAGACGAACTGGTGAGTCGCTTCCAGTTCGTTGCCGATCACCGTGACGCCTTCGGGGTGAAGCGACTGTGCCGAGTGCTGGAGGTCTCCCGGTCGGGGTTCTATCGGTGGGTGGCCGCCACACCGGCGAGGGCGGTGCGGACGGCGGCCGACGCTGCGCTCGCGGCGGAGATCAGGCAGATCCACGCCGACTTCGATGGCACCTACGGCAGCCCGCGGGTGACTGCCGAGCTGCGCGATGCGGGCCGGCGGGTCAATCACAAGCGGGTGGCGCGGATCATGCGGGTCTTCGGCATCGTCGGGCTGCATCTGCGTAAGAGGGTCCGCACCACGGTGCCCGAGCCCTCCCATCAGAAGATGCCCGACCTGATCAAGCGGGACTTCACCGCGGCCGCGCCGAACCAGCGGTACGTGGGCGACATCACCTATCTGCCCGTCGGTGAGGGACAGTTCTTGTATCTCGCGACGGTGCTGGACCTGCATTCACGTCGCCTGGCTGGTTGGTCGATCGCCGATCACATGCGCACCGAGCTGGTGACCGACGCGCTGCGGGCAGCCGCCGCCACGCGGGGTGGTGACCTGGCCGGGGCGGTCTTTCACTCCGATCACGGGGCGCAATACACCTCCGCCGACTTCGCCGCCGTGTGCAAGGAGTTCGGTGTTCGCCAGTCGATGGGCGCCGTCGGGACAAGCGCGGACAACGCTGCCGCCGAGGCGTTCAACGCCACTCTCAAACGCGAGACGCTGCAGGGCGCCAAACGCTGGTCCTCGGCCCGCCAGGCTCGCCTGGAGGTCTTCAAGTGGATCACTCGCTACAACACCCGAAGGAGGCACTCCAGCCTGAACTACCTCAGCCCGATCACCTACGAGCAGCGGTCCGATAGGGTCCTGCTCGCCGCATGACAGCTGGTGTCCACATTTTGGGGCCAAGGCCCCACCGGCCGTGCCCTGCGGTCCTGCCGGTCCCGTCGCGCCTTCCGGTCCTGCCGGTCCTGCCGGTCCTGGCGTACCAGTTTCACCTACGGGGCCTTCTGGGCCCTGAGGGCCATGTAAGCCGGTTCGACCCGTCGCGCCCTTCGGTCCTTTCCTGCCTTTCGGTCCGCGCGGACCACGCAGGCATACGCAAACCTCGTTCCTGCACCTACATGGCTTGCAGCACCTCTTCCGGCAATGCCCCCCCGCATAGACGTGCGGCTTTCGGGAGACGGCAACAGGAGGGCAAGCCAGAACCGACTTACTCTCCTTAACTTGTGCGATCAAGCGAACGCTGCTCAGCTTTTGCTTGGGGACGATTGCCTGCACTTGGAATGATATGGATAAAAAAACACCGATCAGAATCACCGTAACGCCTCGATTTTGAGCGCGTCTGCTGGACCATGGGATCACAATGCGCCTGCTATCGATGGAATTCATATCATTCCGTGTCATTCGGGGTCTTGAGGAGGGGCCTCTACGACGCATGGATAGTGATCATGGGATACCCGATGAATACCCTTAAATGCATCCCCCCGACCACCAAACCGTAAATTGAGAATATGGTGACAGGAAAGCGGCAGAGGAAAGCCTGTCGAGGTTTATATTCATGCACATAAGGACTTTATGTTGCGATCTTTGGCCTGTATGTCATTGAATTCGCAGTGAAGGCGTTTGGTGCATTTTGCGGGGGAAGGTGGGGGAACCCCTAGAGCTCGTCGGCGGCCATTGCGTTCACAGAGGATTGGCGTGGCGGGCAGGTCATACGCCCCGCTGTCGTGGACGGCAGATTGACTTGAGGCTCGCTGCCACACGTTGGCCCGCATTCCTCTAGCAGGCAGAAGCCCTGGGAGTCGACGGCCTGGATGAAGGCCGGTGACGTGCCGCCGTCCAGTTCGGTCGTGCCGGGGAAAACGGCGACGATCTCATGTACGCCTTCGGAGAGGGGAGCGACGGTCAATTCGGCGTGGCCTGTGCCATCGAGCTGGGCTGTGCCCAGGCTCACTCCGTCGCTGAAGAATTCGACCGGGCCGGTGGGAACGATCCCGCTCGGAGATCTCACCGTCGCGGTGAAGGTGATCGGGCTTTGCTGGCTGATGGCGCACGACGAGTTCACCGCGGTGGTGGTGGACCTGTCGGGAGGACCCGCGCAGGTAGACAGGATGATGGTGTTCGTGTCCAGCGTGACGGTGCCATTGTGAGCCAGGGTTCGACCGTCCACGGTCACGCCGCTGCCCACCGTGATCGAGGTCAGCGCGAGAACGTCGCCGGCGAAGTCGGTAGTGGCTCCGAGCGTGGCCGAGCTGCCTACCTGCCAGAAGACGTTGCATGCCTGTGCCCCCCCGGTGAGGGTCACCGTGCTGGCGGCCGCGGCGATGAGGGTGGAGGCGGTCTGGAAGATGAAGACCGCGGTGGGGTCACCCTGGGCGTCGAGTGTCAGATTTCCTGTGATCTGGAATGTGCCCGCGGCGGAATTGTAGACGCCGGGAGTCACGGTGGTTCCACCCAGCTGTGTCGGGATGGTGGCGTCAGGAGTGCGAGAGGCAGCGTCGTTGTAGGCGGCGAGCAGATCCGCCTGAGCCTGTGCGGCGGTGGCGTCGGCGGCGTGGAGGGTCCCGATCAAGGTGCCGGGCGGGAAGCCGGTCACCACGGAGCCCGGGCTGGTCCCCAGATCTCCGGTGACGATGGTGGGGCCGGTATTCATGACAGAGGCCCCGCCCAGGACTGCGAATTTCGCAGCCGTGCCCAGCGCGACCGGTGCCGCCAATGCGTTCGCGGCACAAGGTGTCGCAGCGATGCTTCCTGTCGCGATCAGGACCGCGAGGACCCATGCCGGCAAGGAGCGAACGATGCTTTGTGATACAAGACGGGGGCCACCGGCGTCTGTCATCAAACTGCTCTTTTCCTTTAGTGCGACTCAGTCCAGGCGCATTACCGATGACGCGTCATATCCTCCAACTTACTAATCGGCAGTTTGGTTCCTTGTCATCCGACATGCGGAAGAAAAATGCCGGGTGTCATTTCTGGGCAAAAGATGGGATCGCCATGGTGTCCGATAGTGCTTTTAATCATTCAGACGCTGAATGGCACTCATTTCCCGACATTTCGATATTAACAATTCAATATCCTCCAGAGGTGAGAGTCGACTGCCAGGCGATCGCCCATCCTGCACATGGAACCGCGCCAAGAGGCGAGGAGGCGTCGCACCTTAGCCTCGATCTTTCGTGATTTTTGTGTGATGGGTCTGTCGATCAAACGGCTCTGTCGCAGATTCGGTGGTGACGGAACGTCTCCTGCGTCATGGTGAGTCATGCGTGATGTCGACGAGCTTGTGAGTGTCGTGTTCTCGGGCTTCTTGCCGTTGGCCGTAGGGGATATGGCGGACGAGGGGGGAACATATCCGGTGCGGGCGCGGCCTCCTCCAGCGCCGGCACCAGGTCCACGACTCGCCCGGCAAGGGCGTCGGCCTGCTGGAGTGCGCACGCAGCCTGAACGTGTCCCTGGGTACCGTCAAGCGCTACGCACGCGTGTCCGAACCCGAACATCTGCGACGCGCCCCGCAGTACCGTCCCACCCTTGTCGACCCTTACCGCGACCACCCACGGCACAGCCGCGCCGACGACCCCGCTGTCCCCGTGCCGCACCTGTTCACCGAGATCAAAGCTCTCGGCTGTCGGGGCAGCTTCAACCTTCTATATCGCTACATCACCCCAGGGCCGGGCCGAGGGCGAGCACTCGCCAATTTCACCGCGTCGCCTGGCCCGGCTCTTGCTCACCTGGCCCGGCAATCTGACCGACACCCGTCGGCGCCT
It includes:
- a CDS encoding ice-binding family protein; this encodes MPAWVLAVLIATGSIAATPCAANALAAPVALGTAAKFAVLGGASVMNTGPTIVTGDLGTSPGSVVTGFPPGTLIGTLHAADATAAQAQADLLAAYNDAASRTPDATIPTQLGGTTVTPGVYNSAAGTFQITGNLTLDAQGDPTAVFIFQTASTLIAAAASTVTLTGGAQACNVFWQVGSSATLGATTDFAGDVLALTSITVGSGVTVDGRTLAHNGTVTLDTNTIILSTCAGPPDRSTTTAVNSSCAISQQSPITFTATVRSPSGIVPTGPVEFFSDGVSLGTAQLDGTGHAELTVAPLSEGVHEIVAVFPGTTELDGGTSPAFIQAVDSQGFCLLEECGPTCGSEPQVNLPSTTAGRMTCPPRQSSVNAMAADEL
- a CDS encoding IS3 family transposase (programmed frameshift), which translates into the protein MAMKAYSVEFKTDAVALYLSDPSRTYASVAKDLGVNRETLRLWVHQARSAGTAPKTGSVKRPPTGLVTSGNVLEEENKQLRARIRELELEREILRRAAKYFAGGDELVSRFQFVADHRDAFGVKRLCRVLEVSRSGFYRWVAATPARAVRTAADAALAAEIRQIHADFDGTYGSPRVTAELRDAGRRVNHKRVARIMRVFGIVGLHLRKRVRTTVPEPSHQKMPDLIKRDFTAAAPNQRYVGDITYLPVGEGQFLYLATVLDLHSRRLAGWSIADHMRTELVTDALRAAAATRGGDLAGAVFHSDHGAQYTSADFAAVCKEFGVRQSMGAVGTSADNAAAEAFNATLKRETLQGAKRWSSARQARLEVFKWITRYNTRRRHSSLNYLSPITYEQRSDRVLLAA